From the genome of bacterium, one region includes:
- a CDS encoding peptidoglycan DD-metalloendopeptidase family protein — protein MPNRPSQWTVVVLSENQAQMRQFRFHRNWFIVAVGAAIGLLALLFVFAGLTISLSGQVEDNTALKARVVELEATNERIRDIAERLAELKQFEEQLRRGLQLPQGALPKGDALEPTPNAAPLREEISRPADLQGIYSERITEIATDGVLPTDIPTHPPVRGYVTRKFELSSTLHETGHFGLDVAGRIGTPINASANGLVIFSGWSYPYGNLVVIEHKSGYTTFYGHNQILLVEPGDRVLMGQPIALLGNSGRSSAPHLHFEIWKDGLRVDPESLLARSAG, from the coding sequence ATGCCGAACCGCCCAAGTCAATGGACCGTCGTCGTCCTCTCCGAAAATCAGGCCCAAATGCGCCAGTTTCGTTTCCATCGAAACTGGTTCATCGTTGCCGTCGGAGCTGCCATCGGGCTCTTGGCGCTGCTCTTTGTGTTTGCTGGTTTAACGATTTCACTGTCCGGGCAAGTCGAGGACAATACGGCCCTTAAAGCCCGTGTCGTCGAACTCGAGGCCACCAACGAACGCATCCGCGATATCGCCGAGCGCTTGGCCGAGTTGAAGCAGTTTGAAGAACAGCTTCGCCGCGGCCTCCAGCTCCCGCAAGGAGCACTACCCAAGGGCGACGCCCTCGAACCGACGCCCAATGCCGCACCGCTCCGGGAAGAAATCTCCCGGCCCGCCGATCTCCAAGGCATCTATAGCGAACGGATCACCGAGATCGCGACCGATGGCGTCCTGCCGACCGACATCCCGACGCATCCCCCTGTACGCGGCTACGTAACCCGTAAGTTTGAACTGTCCAGTACGCTCCACGAAACCGGGCACTTCGGCTTGGATGTCGCCGGACGTATTGGAACCCCGATCAACGCCAGCGCCAACGGCTTGGTCATCTTCTCCGGCTGGAGCTATCCCTACGGCAACTTGGTTGTCATTGAGCATAAGTCCGGCTACACCACCTTCTACGGGCACAATCAGATTCTGCTCGTCGAACCCGGCGACCGTGTCCTGATGGGACAGCCGATCGCGTTGCTGGGTAACTCCGGGCGCAGTTCCGCGCCGCATCTTCACTTCGAAATCTGGAAAGATGGACTCCGGGTGGACCCCGAATCCCTCTTGGCGCGCAGTGCCGGTTGA
- a CDS encoding polymer-forming cytoskeletal protein, whose translation MAKWTRFTASENFAGEMSTLLAKDAEINGTLRTQGSLRIDGRVSGDVFCAKMVTIGSSGSVDGNIQAESIIVAGRVKGSLVAKQKVHLEATAELIGDLSAGKLSIQEGARVRGHTATDETSLPSSRPVTPTTAESFDDDASTMVPRNRPVAAN comes from the coding sequence ATGGCTAAATGGACTCGCTTTACCGCGTCGGAAAACTTCGCCGGTGAAATGTCCACCTTGCTCGCGAAAGATGCCGAAATCAACGGCACTCTGCGCACGCAAGGTTCCCTCCGTATTGACGGCCGAGTCAGCGGAGATGTATTCTGTGCCAAAATGGTCACCATCGGTTCCTCAGGGTCCGTGGATGGGAATATTCAGGCCGAAAGCATCATTGTGGCCGGCCGAGTAAAAGGATCGCTGGTCGCCAAACAAAAAGTGCACCTCGAAGCGACCGCTGAATTGATCGGTGACCTGTCCGCAGGCAAACTCTCGATTCAGGAAGGCGCGCGCGTCCGCGGTCATACCGCGACTGACGAAACAAGCCTACCGTCCTCCCGGCCCGTCACCCCGACGACTGCCGAGTCCTTCGACGACGATGCCTCGACGATGGTCCCGCGCAATCGCCCTGTCGCCGCCAACTGA
- a CDS encoding AtpZ/AtpI family protein, with translation MPRRWSRAIALSPPTDVLKGFQPPRQDPLAIGLTIVASTALFGGAGWWIDRQFNTFPFLMVLGAVVGMIASLYRTILLLKQQNSDSNGSASE, from the coding sequence ATGCCTCGACGATGGTCCCGCGCAATCGCCCTGTCGCCGCCAACTGATGTGCTAAAGGGCTTTCAGCCGCCGCGTCAGGACCCGCTGGCCATCGGACTGACCATCGTCGCCTCAACGGCCCTCTTCGGTGGAGCAGGGTGGTGGATAGACCGGCAGTTTAACACCTTTCCGTTCCTGATGGTCCTCGGTGCTGTGGTCGGCATGATCGCCTCGCTCTATCGCACCATTCTGCTGCTCAAACAGCAGAATTCCGATTCCAACGGCAGCGCGTCCGAATGA
- the atpB gene encoding F0F1 ATP synthase subunit A, whose translation MKFARTLFLALCLALVAVAVAREDHKAQPHDPHAAAAKTAEHGKHEEGLGATLVEILEHHLVDSDHMELFGYAIHLPTFEIAGYKFTLTKHRLWWLIALTLMGLLVWSAARQKTAVPTGLRNMLESLITFVRNEVVKPNLHDKTDAFMPYFMTLFTGILFSNLLGLFPWGSSATGNVNVTAGLALCTLSLMVGMGVKENGLGGFLHHFAPPGVPGWLMPLMIVIEIVSFLIRPFALTIRLFANMLAGHAVLAVLLGLIVSIVFAPPAILVAVGVFMLEIIVALIQSYIFIMLTATFMGLTMHPSH comes from the coding sequence ATGAAATTCGCCCGTACCCTATTCCTTGCCCTCTGTCTCGCGCTCGTCGCGGTTGCCGTCGCGCGTGAAGATCATAAAGCCCAGCCTCATGATCCGCACGCGGCCGCCGCTAAAACAGCCGAACATGGAAAGCATGAAGAGGGCCTCGGCGCGACGCTCGTGGAAATCCTCGAACATCACCTCGTGGATTCCGACCACATGGAGCTGTTTGGATACGCCATCCATCTCCCGACCTTCGAGATCGCGGGCTACAAGTTCACGCTCACCAAGCATCGGCTGTGGTGGCTGATCGCGCTGACTCTTATGGGCCTGCTCGTCTGGAGCGCCGCCCGGCAAAAGACCGCCGTCCCGACCGGCTTGCGCAACATGCTCGAGAGTCTGATCACTTTCGTGCGTAATGAAGTCGTCAAGCCTAACCTGCATGACAAGACCGATGCCTTCATGCCGTACTTCATGACGCTCTTCACGGGCATTTTGTTCTCCAATCTGCTCGGTCTCTTCCCATGGGGATCGTCGGCCACCGGTAACGTGAATGTCACCGCCGGCCTCGCGCTATGCACACTCTCCCTGATGGTCGGCATGGGTGTCAAGGAGAACGGGCTGGGCGGATTTCTGCATCATTTCGCGCCGCCCGGAGTCCCCGGCTGGCTCATGCCGCTGATGATTGTTATCGAAATCGTCAGCTTCCTGATTCGCCCTTTCGCCCTCACTATTCGTCTCTTTGCTAACATGCTCGCCGGACACGCCGTTCTGGCCGTCCTGCTTGGCTTGATCGTCAGCATCGTCTTTGCGCCGCCTGCCATTCTCGTAGCAGTCGGCGTTTTTATGCTCGAAATCATCGTCGCCCTGATTCAATCCTACATCTTCATCATGCTCACGGCCACCTTCATGGGTCTGACCATGCACCCGTCGCATTGA
- a CDS encoding F0F1 ATP synthase subunit C: MELGNGLALLGAGLGAGLFALGAGIGIGSIGKGAMDGIARQPESAGKIQGAALVMAGLVEGAALFAFLICILIWTK; encoded by the coding sequence ATGGAACTCGGAAACGGTCTCGCTCTGCTTGGTGCCGGCTTGGGTGCCGGTCTGTTCGCTTTGGGTGCTGGTATCGGCATCGGCTCAATCGGTAAGGGCGCCATGGACGGCATCGCCCGTCAACCGGAATCCGCCGGTAAGATTCAGGGTGCCGCGCTCGTTATGGCCGGCCTCGTCGAAGGTGCCGCGCTGTTCGCCTTCCTCATCTGTATCCTCATCTGGACCAAGTAA